From the genome of Verrucomicrobiia bacterium, one region includes:
- a CDS encoding PEP-CTERM sorting domain-containing protein produces MKKTLIAAIAAVAIGTVAYGQGLVQFNNSGTTLVNVDLGEGLVPAAANSGFVQLLWAPVGTTDLSLFQPTLNAASGNITADGAARFISAGRFSGGTITIPGIAPGGATALVVRGWLGTAATWDEALAQGAATGWSAIFTMSETGNPTTVPAGTPIATSGSFPAGMVIAIPEPTSMALAGLGAAALLIFRRRK; encoded by the coding sequence ATGAAAAAAACATTGATAGCAGCAATAGCAGCAGTTGCTATAGGTACAGTTGCTTACGGGCAAGGTCTCGTGCAATTTAATAACTCAGGGACTACTCTTGTTAACGTAGATCTCGGTGAAGGACTAGTTCCCGCCGCGGCTAATAGTGGGTTCGTCCAATTATTGTGGGCGCCAGTTGGAACGACAGATTTATCTTTATTCCAACCGACCTTAAATGCAGCAAGTGGAAACATTACTGCAGATGGGGCTGCGAGATTCATCTCGGCTGGTCGCTTCTCAGGGGGAACGATTACAATACCAGGAATAGCGCCAGGCGGTGCAACCGCACTGGTCGTGCGGGGCTGGTTGGGCACGGCTGCGACGTGGGATGAAGCACTTGCTCAAGGAGCCGCGACAGGGTGGAGTGCCATCTTTACTATGAGTGAGACTGGAAACCCGACAACGGTGCCAGCCGGGACGCCGATTGCCACATCAGGCTCATTCCCTGCCGGTATGGTGATTGCCATTCCTGAGCCAACCAGCATGGCATTGGCTGGTTTGGGTGCAGCGGCGTTGTTGATCTTCCGCCGCCGTAAGTAA